The Rugosibacter aromaticivorans region TGGCTGCCTATTGTCTTTAGTTGGCCCCCTCAACCCTATGGCGAAAACGCCACGTTTACCCCGTTTCTTGGCATGGTTTGTCATTGCGCTGCTGATACTTTTTTTGCGTGGTGGGCTACTAGCGAGTTTGGTTCAAGTGGCGTCTGTTCCAATCGTGACTGCGCAACTTGTTTCTGCTTTTTTTTCTGTCTTTGCGTTCTTTGGCCTGATCTACGTCTTTTCTTATGCCCCGCGTACGGGCTGTCTTGCCCCTGAAAAAAACCTGGACACTATTTTTTTACTCCTCACAGCCTATGCCATTCTGTTAAGACTGTTCTATCTGGGCGCGCCAGAACTGCTTTTTGAAGAAGCGTATTACTGGAATTACGCCCAACATCTGGATATTGGTTATCTCGACCATCCATTGATGGTGGCCTGGATCATCAAAGCGATGATTTCTCTGCTGGGGAACACTGAATTTGCAGTGCGCCTTGGCGCGTTTATGTGCTGGTTTGTGACGGCTTATTTTATTTTCAAGCTAACCCTTGAGCTGTTTAATCGATCCATCGCTTATCGCGCATTGGCTATCATGGCGATGTTACCGGTTTATTTTTCATTTGGATTTTTCATGAGCCCTGATGCCCCGGTGACGGCGTGCTGGGCGATGGCGGTGTATTTTTTCTATCAGATTATCGGCAATGAAAAAAAGCGCGCCTGGCTGGGTTTAGGCGTCGCGATTGGTTTGGGGTTGATTTCAAAATACACCATCAGTTTGTTAGGTTTAGCCATGGTGTTGTTTTTACTGATAAACCGGTCATCAAGAAAGTGGTTTACCCGCCCTGAACCCTATATTGCCGTAGTGATTGCGCTCCTGCTCTTTTCACCCGTGGTGATTTGGAATTTTGATCATCACTGGGCATCATTTACCTTCCAAAGTCAAGGCAGATTAGCTAGCAAGTTTTCGTTTTCCCTCCCGCGCTTTATTGGCAATGTGATTGTTTTTCTGACGCCAATTGGTGTTTTGTCAGTTTTTGCCATTGTTTTATCGCGAAAGCCACTTTTGGCGAATATGGCCTCTTTTACTCAAGCGCCTACAGAGCGGATAAAGTGCAATTATTTTTTACTCATCTGGCTCACGTTATTTCCTGTGTCTGTATTTGCAACCATTAGCCTGTTCAGAGCCAGTAAATTGAACTGGACTGGCCCCAGCTGGCTTGCACTTGTGCCTTTAATGGCATTGCTATTAACGCAAAAATCAGTGGTCGCACCAACAAGATTACTGGCTTGGTGTCGCAGGGCATGGGTGCCGACACTTGTTGTTTGCCTGCTTTTTTACGGTGCTTCTTTGCACTGGCTAAGCCTGGGTCTTCCTGGTGTGGGTTATCCCAAAAACATGCACCTGATTGGCTGGCGAACCTTTGGCGGGGAGATGGAAAAATTAGTCACCCAGCTAGAGCAAGAAATAGGTAATGACATACTGGTTGTGGGCATGGATAGAAACAAAATCGCCAGTGGGTTGGCTTTTTATCGTACGCAATCTATTGAATCAAGCAACCAAAAAACAGCGCATGTACCTGCATTTCAGACGGCCAGCGAGCATCTTTTTGCCAGTGTTGGCTTGATGTATGAGTTCTGGTTTCCTTTAGCGCAGCAACATGGCAAAACGATGTTGCTAGTCAGTAATGATAGAGATCATTTACGGACGGGTAGGGTGCTTGAACGCGTCAAAACGGCGGGTGAAATTCACGAAATGATCATTTCAAAAAATGGTCAGCCAAGCGGCCATTACTATTACCGGTTGGTTAAAGGGTATCAAGAAAAATCAACAGCAAACCCGTTAACCGGCAGCGCGGATAGCGATTCTTCTGATTAAGTGGGTACTTTTTGCCCCTTCATGCGTGCTGCTAAATCATTTTTTTCTGCTCCGGCCATCAGATTGCTGCTGCGGGTTCTGGTGACAACAAGCATACTGGTGCTTATTGTGCGTTCGATCAATGCTCAGCAGGCATGGCGTGTCATGGCAAATGCGCAAGCCGATTTACTGGCCGCTGCGCTGGTAATGCAGTTTGCCAGTACTGCGATTTCAGCCTACCGCTGGCAGCTGATTATGCGCAATCTCCAGTTTGGCCAGTCGTTTACCTTCTATTGGCGCAGTTATTTCAAGGGGATGTTCTTTAACCAGGGTTTGCCGACGAGCATTGGCGGTGATGCCATACGGGTACTGGATGTCGCTAGGTGTGGATTTCGCAAACGCGATGCGTTGTATGGTGTAGCGATTGATCGAATTGCGGGGCTTGGGGCACTGATACTACTGACCTTCGTGGCGTATGTCTTTGACAGTGCTTTACTCCCCTTGCAGGTGTATCGGCTGATGTTGTTGCTTACCGTACTGGGTTTGTCGGGAATAGCGAGTCTCTTGGTATTAAATCGGATTTCCTGGCTCAATCGTTACTCGCAATGGGCCTTTGTAAAAGCGATTTCGGATCGTCTTGATTTGGCCTTTGCCAACAACCGGTTTATGTTGTTCATTTTGTCGATACTCGTGCCGATTTTCGCCATGCTGGGTTTTTATGCCACCGGATGGGCGCTCGGTTTACGCTACGATCTAATGACCTATTTTGCGATTGTGCCGCCAGCGCTGATATTGACGATTATTCCAGCATCCATTGCTGGATGGGGGGTACGAGAGGGCGCGTTAGTCGGCTTGTTTTCTTTAATTGGCGCGGACGAAACCATTGTGCTGATGATGTCGCTGCTGTACGGTATAACGCTTATCATTGTGAGTATTCCTGGATTGATTGTTTTTCTTCAAGGTCGACAACGCATACCGACCAAGCTTTCTGATAGGTAGTTTTTTCCTTCGCTTTTCGGCAACTGCCAAATATGACCATGAGAAATCGCCCCCTCAGATTAGACAACTCCACGCTATTTCAAGGCCGCTGGGATTGGCCCAGGCTCATGGTCTGTCACATTATCGCCATAGTGCTGCTCACCAGCTGGCTATGGCACCCTACCCGCACTCCGTGGGATCAGCTCGACAGGCAGATATTTCATTACCTGAATGCGCCACTGGCGACCAGCAGCACATGGGCGCATCTTTGGGCTTTTGGCAGTATGCGGTTGGCGGATATGGGCGTCGGCTTGGTCATGGTGGGATTTCTGATCAAAGGTAACTGGCTATTTGCCAGAGATCAGGTGCGCACGGCGTTGTATGCTTTTTTATCGGTTTTATTTTTGTTGCTTGTTATACGGATTGGACTATTTGCTCAATGGGTCAAGTGGATGCATTGGCAGCACGCCGGCCCGTCGCTGGTGCTGGATGGTGCAGTGCGTCTTAGTGAACTATTCCCTGACTGGGAGAAGTTTTCGCACATTAAGGACAGCTCAAAAAATAGCTTTCCTGGCGACCATGCGTCTGTTTTGTTGCTTTGGGCGATGTTTCTTTCTCCGTTCGCAAAGTTATGGCAGCGTGTGCTGATCTGGCTATTAACCGCTATTTTTCTGTTGCCCCGGTTGGTCGCAGGCGCACATTGGGGCACGGATATTTTCATTGGGGGCGTATTCCTCAGCCTGATTGCGTTTAGCTGGGGATTTTATACCCCGTTCGCAGCGCGCAGCACCCGCTTGCTCGAACGGCTTTTCACCCCTGTTTTTCATTGCTTGCAAAAAATTCCCGGATTAAATCGCATCAGTTTGATATCCGGTCGTTAATTCTTTTTTTTTGCAAAAGCAGCATGACCCTTGAAAAATACATAAGCTTGCCCCAGCTACCCTGAAATACTTTTGGAAAGGGATAGCAATGCGCCTCGATAAACTCACCACTAAATTTCAGCAAGCACTGGCCGATGCGCAAAGCTTGGCCGTGGGCAATGACCAGCAGTTTATTGAGCCGCAGCATCTGCTTTTGGCGTTGTTAAGTCAGGATGATGGTGGCACGGTCTCTTTACTGGCACGTGCTGGCGTTAATGTGGATAGCCTGAAAGCCGCCTTGGGTAAAGCGCTTGAGCGTTTGCCAAAAATCGAGGGGCATGGCGGTGAGGTGTCTGTCGGCCGGGATCTGAACAATCTGCTTAATGTGACCGACAAGGAAGCGCAAAAGGCAGGCGACCAGTTCATTGCCTCGGAGATGTTTCTGCTCGCTTTGGCCAGTGACAAGGGTGAGGCCGGGCGCTTGTTAAAAGA contains the following coding sequences:
- a CDS encoding glycosyltransferase family 39 protein, translated to MQSISSLSFLSGRAQLIAIGVLTFTLDTAIFRFLSAQADSLAYAHMTSFMVAALFGCLLSLVGPLNPMAKTPRLPRFLAWFVIALLILFLRGGLLASLVQVASVPIVTAQLVSAFFSVFAFFGLIYVFSYAPRTGCLAPEKNLDTIFLLLTAYAILLRLFYLGAPELLFEEAYYWNYAQHLDIGYLDHPLMVAWIIKAMISLLGNTEFAVRLGAFMCWFVTAYFIFKLTLELFNRSIAYRALAIMAMLPVYFSFGFFMSPDAPVTACWAMAVYFFYQIIGNEKKRAWLGLGVAIGLGLISKYTISLLGLAMVLFLLINRSSRKWFTRPEPYIAVVIALLLFSPVVIWNFDHHWASFTFQSQGRLASKFSFSLPRFIGNVIVFLTPIGVLSVFAIVLSRKPLLANMASFTQAPTERIKCNYFLLIWLTLFPVSVFATISLFRASKLNWTGPSWLALVPLMALLLTQKSVVAPTRLLAWCRRAWVPTLVVCLLFYGASLHWLSLGLPGVGYPKNMHLIGWRTFGGEMEKLVTQLEQEIGNDILVVGMDRNKIASGLAFYRTQSIESSNQKTAHVPAFQTASEHLFASVGLMYEFWFPLAQQHGKTMLLVSNDRDHLRTGRVLERVKTAGEIHEMIISKNGQPSGHYYYRLVKGYQEKSTANPLTGSADSDSSD
- a CDS encoding lysylphosphatidylglycerol synthase transmembrane domain-containing protein, whose product is MRAAKSFFSAPAIRLLLRVLVTTSILVLIVRSINAQQAWRVMANAQADLLAAALVMQFASTAISAYRWQLIMRNLQFGQSFTFYWRSYFKGMFFNQGLPTSIGGDAIRVLDVARCGFRKRDALYGVAIDRIAGLGALILLTFVAYVFDSALLPLQVYRLMLLLTVLGLSGIASLLVLNRISWLNRYSQWAFVKAISDRLDLAFANNRFMLFILSILVPIFAMLGFYATGWALGLRYDLMTYFAIVPPALILTIIPASIAGWGVREGALVGLFSLIGADETIVLMMSLLYGITLIIVSIPGLIVFLQGRQRIPTKLSDR
- a CDS encoding phosphatase PAP2 family protein, with protein sequence MVCHIIAIVLLTSWLWHPTRTPWDQLDRQIFHYLNAPLATSSTWAHLWAFGSMRLADMGVGLVMVGFLIKGNWLFARDQVRTALYAFLSVLFLLLVIRIGLFAQWVKWMHWQHAGPSLVLDGAVRLSELFPDWEKFSHIKDSSKNSFPGDHASVLLLWAMFLSPFAKLWQRVLIWLLTAIFLLPRLVAGAHWGTDIFIGGVFLSLIAFSWGFYTPFAARSTRLLERLFTPVFHCLQKIPGLNRISLISGR